AGCTCAGATGACAATTTGGTAACATTTAAATTGGAAGATATGTGTGTGGATGGACTTAAATCAGTGAATTTTTCTGCTCTCCAGCCTGGCTGGAAGCATGGTGGTTTTAATACCCCCTCATTCAGTGGATTTCGCAGGAGTGGCCCAGCCATGATGTATCAGTTTAAATATTGTGATCCAGAATGCCAGAATGAAGATTTAAATATAACAGTGGATGTGTTATTGGTATCTCCCCATAACACTTCTCATGGCCATTCAGGTTGGGTGATAATGCAACCATCTGGACTTGGTTGTTATGGACCTGTATCTAGTCCATGTACAATTGAATGGCTGAATGATTTTCAACAGGACTCCCCAGTCAAGACCATAATACGACTTCTTAAGAAACTCAATTCAGCAGGCAAACCAACCGTAGGTAGTTTGTTATCAGACAGTCAATCGAATAAAGACGTACCACCCTTTAATTCAAATATGTCATCTTCAGATACAACTTGTATACTACTTCTTCAGAAGTCCTTTAGCGTTAAGCATTTGTTGTTATACAATTTGCGTCATGGAGAAGTTAACCACAATGAAGTGTATCCTTCCTTACAGTATTTGTCCTCATTTGTATTCCAAAGCATTGTGATGGTGCTATTCTTAGCATCAGCATCAGCTTATCCCAGTACCATACCAAATGGTGTGTGGTGTGAAGAAGACATTCCTAGGGTTATTATCACTGTTTTGGACATTTTGCATACTGCATTTGAAATCAAAGACCAGCAGTcaaaaaataatattgaagATGGCCCAGTAGCTTTGAACAACTTTGTACTCCACATTGCTGGAAAATGTAAGAAATTTCAACATAAATTCAATGCTCTGCTCAATTCACATACATATACAGCGAGTGCACTTCTTTCCCATGTGAAATCTATGATACAAACTCTAAAACATATGACAGAAAGTACTGGGGGACCACTGGTAAATGCTGAGCTGGTAGATCAAACGAAAATATCTGCTGTCCATCTTGTTGAAAAACCAAGAGAACCAAAACAATACATCAGACCCCAAATAATCAAAGATAAATGTTGGCATTTTTACTGTGAACTGATATAAGTCAAGTTATTAACCACTGCATTTTGTTATTTGTAGAATGTTCTTTGTACATTCACTGAAAACATCATTTGAAAGTTGTTAGGTTCAAATGTCAATAAAtgtcattttgattttttttgttttgttcgtgAAGACTAGAAAATATTTAAATGTTGTGCATTCTGATATCTGTATGTAGATAACTATGCTCATTGTTGGCACTAAAAAGGATGGCAAATGATGATAAATGTAATGGATAT
This portion of the Montipora capricornis isolate CH-2021 chromosome 11, ASM3666992v2, whole genome shotgun sequence genome encodes:
- the LOC138023751 gene encoding uncharacterized protein → MDETRVKSHSDAQLEGHEVTHKPGLKQTDSPLTCGSGAENDDSISSHWYHNLSAEQKQLLLDNLMKIDSESKLDYNSSYVQRVKSGIESIMAEMLKYMETCHDSLDGKFRLICGGSFYNQTKIDKPCEFDFAIEVDASLTVLQHLGVIELPSSDDNLVTFKLEDMCVDGLKSVNFSALQPGWKHGGFNTPSFSGFRRSGPAMMYQFKYCDPECQNEDLNITVDVLLVSPHNTSHGHSGWVIMQPSGLGCYGPVSSPCTIEWLNDFQQDSPVKTIIRLLKKLNSAGKPTVGSLLSDSQSNKDVPPFNSNMSSSDTTCILLLQKSFSVKHLLLYNLRHGEVNHNEVYPSLQYLSSFVFQSIVMVLFLASASAYPSTIPNGVWCEEDIPRVIITVLDILHTAFEIKDQQSKNNIEDGPVALNNFVLHIAGKCKKFQHKFNALLNSHTYTASALLSHVKSMIQTLKHMTESTGGPLVNAELVDQTKISAVHLVEKPREPKQYIRPQIIKDKCWHFYCELI